In Alicyclobacillus macrosporangiidus CPP55, a single window of DNA contains:
- the istB gene encoding IS21-like element helper ATPase IstB translates to MSDDVHAAMVEIYCKELKMPGLRKAYAALAREAGVHSHSPVQYLAACLAEEMESRKASRLQAYTQQARFPAHKTLQKFDFTAIPTLQKQRIVHLAGGDFIRAKENVICMGASGTGKTHIAIAIGLAAISADYRVRFITVMQLVQELLQAESEYRLPRYLRTWDKYDLVCLDELGYVSLTQGGPLLFQFCAERYEKGSILITTNLEFAKWTDVFHDATLTTALLDRLTHHSHILLFEGESYRFRESQRRVAAQL, encoded by the coding sequence ATGTCTGACGACGTACACGCGGCCATGGTGGAGATCTACTGCAAGGAGTTGAAGATGCCGGGCTTACGCAAGGCGTACGCGGCGCTGGCAAGGGAGGCGGGAGTGCACAGCCACTCCCCCGTCCAGTACCTTGCCGCCTGCCTCGCCGAGGAGATGGAGTCGAGGAAGGCCAGTCGGCTGCAGGCCTACACCCAGCAGGCGCGGTTTCCTGCCCACAAGACCCTGCAGAAGTTCGACTTCACCGCGATTCCGACGCTGCAGAAGCAGCGGATTGTGCACCTGGCGGGAGGAGACTTCATTCGGGCCAAGGAAAACGTGATCTGCATGGGCGCTAGCGGAACGGGCAAAACACACATCGCGATAGCCATCGGGCTGGCCGCCATCTCAGCGGACTACAGAGTGCGGTTCATCACCGTCATGCAGCTGGTCCAGGAGCTCTTACAGGCAGAGTCAGAGTACCGACTGCCCAGATACCTTCGGACGTGGGACAAGTACGACCTGGTCTGCTTGGACGAGTTAGGGTATGTATCCTTAACTCAAGGTGGGCCACTACTGTTCCAATTCTGTGCGGAGCGGTACGAGAAGGGCAGCATCCTCATCACGACGAACCTGGAGTTCGCGAAATGGACGGACGTGTTCCACGACGCGACGCTGACGACAGCCCTCCTCGACCGACTGACCCACCACTCCCACATCCTGCTGTTTGAAGGCGAATCCTACCGATTCCGAGAGAGCCAAAGACGAGTTGCAGCCCAGCTGTGA
- the istA gene encoding IS21 family transposase codes for MVDKEYIRKRYYVDGWSIRKISRQCQVSRQTVRKMLADADIPKYRLTKPRSRPAMERWIPVIESWLKEEEKAGAPKKQRYVSSRIYERLQEEYGEEFTAAESTVRYWVSRLRKRRQEAYIPLTSDAGELAQADFGRVVVKINGKKTEVSLFVMRLRYSGVIFACAFSTEKIEAFLEGHRRAFEWFGGVPRSVRYDNPKTAVTKILAGPAREEHVLLSNLRAHYLFDSEFCRPGEPHEKGSVENGVGYVRRHTCVPVPDVADLDALNDLILQWCEKERGKRWSAWEQERAGLRALPERPHCCATTRPVTVNKLCLVSFDHNRYSVPSIYVGKTLLLRVYAERIEVLDRERVVASHPRSHERQQTIMDLGHYLPVLAYKPHAATHAAVVRQLPEVYQRIRVRMANSRPDGYKDFVAILMLHQVWRAEDILRAIEEIGPDVVTADQIKRHLLRTSPESAGIVPDSLQMYRLAQPNPSRYDALTKGVVH; via the coding sequence ATGGTCGACAAGGAGTATATCAGAAAGCGGTACTATGTGGACGGGTGGTCGATACGTAAAATCAGCCGGCAATGCCAAGTGTCGCGACAAACAGTGCGCAAGATGCTGGCCGACGCTGATATCCCCAAGTATCGGTTGACCAAACCCCGCTCCCGCCCGGCTATGGAACGATGGATCCCCGTCATCGAGTCCTGGCTTAAGGAGGAGGAGAAGGCGGGAGCCCCCAAGAAACAGCGGTATGTGTCCTCAAGAATCTACGAGCGGCTGCAGGAGGAGTACGGCGAGGAGTTCACCGCGGCTGAATCCACCGTCCGGTACTGGGTAAGCAGGCTGAGAAAACGCAGGCAGGAGGCGTATATCCCACTTACTTCGGACGCCGGTGAGCTGGCGCAGGCCGACTTCGGGCGAGTCGTTGTGAAGATAAACGGCAAGAAGACGGAGGTCAGCCTGTTCGTCATGCGGCTGCGGTACAGCGGCGTCATCTTTGCCTGTGCCTTCTCTACGGAGAAGATTGAAGCGTTCCTCGAGGGTCACCGCCGCGCATTCGAATGGTTCGGTGGCGTGCCACGCAGTGTTCGCTACGACAACCCAAAAACCGCGGTTACCAAGATCCTGGCTGGCCCCGCCCGCGAGGAGCACGTGCTTCTGTCCAACCTGCGTGCCCACTACCTGTTCGACAGCGAATTCTGCCGTCCCGGTGAACCACACGAAAAAGGCAGCGTCGAAAACGGCGTTGGTTACGTCCGCCGCCATACGTGTGTTCCCGTTCCTGACGTGGCCGACCTGGATGCCCTGAACGACCTGATTCTTCAGTGGTGCGAGAAAGAGCGTGGCAAACGGTGGTCCGCTTGGGAGCAAGAGCGGGCAGGGCTGCGTGCACTGCCGGAGCGCCCTCACTGTTGCGCTACCACACGGCCCGTCACGGTGAACAAGCTGTGTCTCGTCAGCTTTGACCACAACCGCTACTCCGTCCCCAGCATATACGTGGGCAAGACGCTGCTGTTGAGGGTGTATGCCGAGCGGATTGAGGTGCTCGACAGGGAACGGGTGGTGGCCAGTCACCCCAGGAGCCACGAGCGTCAACAGACCATCATGGACCTCGGACACTATCTGCCGGTTTTGGCTTACAAACCACATGCCGCCACGCACGCGGCGGTCGTCCGGCAGTTACCGGAGGTGTACCAACGCATCCGGGTCCGGATGGCGAACAGCAGACCGGATGGATACAAGGACTTCGTAGCCATCCTCATGCTGCACCAGGTCTGGCGAGCGGAGGACATTCTGCGAGCGATTGAGGAAATTGGGCCGGATGTCGTCACAGCCGACCAGATCAAGCGGCATCTATTACGCACCTCACCGGAATCCGCGGGCATCGTGCCAGACAGTCTGCAAATGTATCGCCTCGCGCAGCCCAATCCGTCCAGATACGACGCACTGACGAAAGGGGTGGTCCACTGA
- a CDS encoding VOC family protein — MYPHVVNFYVSKHITEHLDDMYDALRENGLKITGKPTVRPWGERTFILLDPDGYPLEFEEIEPGHKHV; from the coding sequence ATGTACCCCCACGTGGTCAACTTTTACGTTAGCAAACACATCACCGAACACCTGGATGACATGTACGATGCATTGCGCGAAAACGGTTTGAAAATCACCGGGAAACCGACGGTTCGTCCGTGGGGTGAGCGAACATTCATTCTGCTCGATCCCGATGGATATCCATTGGAATTTGAAGAAATCGAGCCCGGCCATAAACATGTTTGA
- the uvsE gene encoding UV DNA damage repair endonuclease UvsE yields MKVRFGFVAMALSLTNASPSQTMTYKVFQSIPDKEAALQKATRIGARNLENTLRILRHAKASGVEVYRFSSRLIPLFTHEATKGWDFIDRLRDHLVRIGHFVQQNAMRVSFHPEHFTVLNSPKKEVLDSSIRDLLYHVNILEAMELDDSAKLVIHIGGRYKDKDKESSLNLFIQNFVHVPLSVQRRLTLENDDKIYTAKETQRLCRTLGIPMVFDLHHHYCNHGSEASGSTVGSVPIEIMTKEELSDVVEPFLASWEGQPIPPKAHVSSPKDERNFRAHADYINPEELIPFLDCVREFDVDIDVMLEAKRKDEALFALMRELQKYMFINILSGGSIQYRP; encoded by the coding sequence GTGAAAGTTAGATTCGGTTTCGTGGCGATGGCACTTTCCCTCACGAACGCTTCGCCCTCTCAGACCATGACATATAAAGTGTTTCAATCCATCCCTGATAAAGAGGCAGCCTTACAAAAGGCGACTCGCATCGGGGCGAGAAATCTCGAGAACACCCTCAGAATTCTGCGCCACGCCAAGGCCTCCGGTGTCGAGGTCTACCGTTTTTCATCCAGGCTGATTCCCCTGTTTACACATGAGGCCACGAAAGGATGGGATTTTATTGATCGGCTTCGGGATCATCTCGTTCGGATTGGCCACTTCGTTCAGCAGAATGCGATGCGGGTCAGCTTCCATCCCGAGCATTTCACCGTACTCAATTCCCCGAAGAAAGAAGTACTGGACAGTTCAATCAGGGATTTGTTGTACCACGTAAATATTCTGGAGGCGATGGAGCTGGATGATAGCGCAAAACTTGTCATCCACATCGGTGGGAGATACAAGGACAAGGACAAGGAAAGTTCTCTAAATCTATTTATTCAGAATTTTGTACACGTCCCCTTAAGTGTACAGCGGCGTCTGACCTTGGAGAACGATGATAAGATCTATACTGCAAAAGAAACTCAACGTTTGTGCAGGACCCTTGGCATTCCGATGGTATTCGATTTGCACCATCATTACTGCAACCACGGGTCGGAGGCCAGCGGATCGACAGTGGGATCAGTACCCATAGAGATCATGACGAAAGAGGAACTTTCGGATGTAGTGGAGCCGTTTCTGGCTTCCTGGGAGGGGCAGCCCATCCCGCCAAAGGCGCACGTGTCTTCTCCAAAAGACGAGAGGAACTTTCGTGCGCATGCAGACTACATCAATCCTGAAGAACTGATCCCCTTTTTGGACTGTGTACGGGAGTTCGACGTCGACATCGACGTGATGTTGGAAGCCAAGCGTAAGGATGAAGCGTTGTTCGCCCTTATGCGGGAACTGCAGAAGTACATGTTCATTAATATTTTAAGCGGTGGTTCGATACAGTATCGCCCTTAA
- a CDS encoding aminoglycoside phosphotransferase APH(3') produces MHLFDLIPQAWRGWMARCHMEQNRIGHSGSMVFRLTGPDRHVMYLKIRAISEGGLLAEKHRLEWLQGLLPVPKVLGFETNYGYEFLLMSEIRGVPSFHHSLRHDIPGLMGQLASGLRMIHQLDRDRCPFYAPLHEKLEAVRSRCEKR; encoded by the coding sequence GTGCATCTGTTTGACCTCATTCCCCAAGCGTGGCGAGGATGGATGGCACGGTGCCACATGGAGCAAAACCGCATCGGCCATTCTGGTAGCATGGTGTTCCGATTGACCGGACCGGATCGCCATGTGATGTATCTGAAGATACGGGCGATATCGGAGGGCGGACTGCTTGCGGAAAAACACCGACTGGAGTGGCTGCAGGGGCTGCTGCCTGTACCGAAAGTCTTGGGTTTCGAAACAAACTACGGGTATGAGTTCCTCCTCATGTCAGAAATCCGGGGAGTCCCTAGTTTCCACCACAGCCTAAGGCATGATATCCCGGGCCTCATGGGACAGTTGGCCTCGGGACTGAGGATGATCCATCAACTCGATCGCGATCGTTGTCCGTTCTATGCACCGCTCCATGAAAAGCTCGAAGCGGTTCGATCGCGATGCGAAAAACGTTGA
- a CDS encoding DNA topology modulation protein, which yields MRRVAIIGSPGAGKSTFARRLGDITGIEVFHLDRLFWKPGWVETPREEWRALQQQLVQNESWIMDGHYGATMDIRIQAADTVIFLDLPRRVCLWRIAKRVIRYLGRTRSDMAEGCPEKIDLEFIRYTWGFRRREQAKIVRRLEEARREGKQVVRLGTRQQVEGYLAALQQS from the coding sequence GTGAGAAGGGTGGCCATCATTGGCTCGCCAGGGGCCGGCAAATCCACTTTCGCCCGCAGGCTTGGTGACATCACCGGGATTGAGGTGTTCCACCTGGATCGTCTGTTCTGGAAACCGGGGTGGGTCGAGACACCAAGGGAAGAGTGGAGGGCCCTTCAACAACAACTGGTCCAGAATGAGTCTTGGATTATGGATGGCCATTACGGAGCCACGATGGACATCCGCATTCAAGCTGCGGACACTGTGATCTTCTTGGACCTTCCACGGCGGGTGTGCCTGTGGCGAATTGCCAAGAGGGTCATCCGTTACCTTGGTCGAACAAGGTCCGACATGGCTGAGGGTTGCCCCGAGAAGATTGATTTGGAGTTCATTCGCTACACCTGGGGATTTAGACGGCGGGAGCAAGCGAAGATTGTCCGACGTTTGGAAGAGGCAAGACGGGAAGGGAAGCAGGTCGTTCGGTTGGGTACGAGGCAGCAAGTGGAAGGGTATTTGGCTGCGTTACAACAATCCTGA
- a CDS encoding cupin domain-containing protein, giving the protein MKLFRFDAEVGRPVTAFGSDHTVLTRILKTTAGVQIGCMHLQRGGVIGLHQAVGPQLFLVVQGEGWVRGKEAKRTVVRAGHAVFWESGEWHETRTESGLTAIVIEGEELNPEEYMSLVE; this is encoded by the coding sequence ATGAAACTGTTTCGGTTTGACGCAGAAGTTGGCCGGCCGGTGACGGCTTTCGGGAGCGACCATACCGTTCTAACACGTATTCTCAAGACCACCGCTGGCGTGCAGATTGGATGCATGCACCTACAGAGAGGCGGTGTGATCGGGTTACACCAAGCGGTGGGACCGCAGTTGTTTCTGGTCGTACAAGGCGAAGGTTGGGTAAGAGGCAAGGAAGCAAAACGAACCGTGGTTCGGGCGGGTCACGCGGTCTTTTGGGAGAGCGGAGAGTGGCACGAAACAAGAACCGAGTCCGGATTGACGGCCATTGTCATTGAGGGAGAGGAACTGAACCCTGAGGAGTACATGTCTTTGGTGGAATGA
- a CDS encoding enolase C-terminal domain-like protein — protein sequence MDEDLERLNLVRKLVGPKRPIMVDANQGWDIPSAVRAIESYRPFNLFWIEEPLLADDIQGHARLRKLVNAPIAIGENVYTKYQCNEYLALGACDFVQADVIRVGVITPYLEIATLAQTWDVPMAPHFMLEISGQLMCCIPNALILEDVEGGSFRDLGILAKDVGVKNGTFEPPKDPGHGIVLDRDVLKQYELGSTPPDHAERLWHAL from the coding sequence ATGGACGAGGATTTGGAACGGTTGAATCTGGTCCGCAAACTGGTAGGGCCGAAACGGCCTATCATGGTGGACGCGAACCAGGGCTGGGATATCCCTTCTGCCGTCAGAGCGATCGAGTCGTACCGACCGTTCAACCTGTTCTGGATTGAAGAGCCTCTGCTGGCGGATGACATCCAGGGACATGCCCGGCTGCGCAAATTGGTCAACGCACCTATAGCCATTGGAGAGAACGTCTACACAAAGTACCAATGCAATGAGTACCTTGCACTGGGTGCATGTGACTTTGTTCAAGCGGACGTCATTCGCGTGGGAGTGATCACGCCGTATCTGGAGATCGCCACGCTTGCGCAAACATGGGATGTTCCTATGGCCCCGCACTTTATGCTTGAAATCAGCGGCCAACTTATGTGCTGTATTCCGAACGCTCTCATTCTAGAGGATGTGGAAGGTGGCTCGTTCCGTGACCTGGGGATTCTCGCGAAAGACGTTGGCGTGAAGAACGGTACGTTTGAGCCTCCGAAAGACCCAGGACATGGAATTGTATTGGACCGCGATGTCCTAAAGCAGTATGAGCTTGGCAGTACACCTCCGGACCATGCAGAGCGCTTGTGGCATGCCTTATAA
- a CDS encoding peptidoglycan-binding domain-containing protein, translated as MKILPGNQTIRFTKVTEGQMVGGTNVWYFDAADNGWISYSALKWVSYPGLLVRYGSQGPFVEEVQYQLNHLGYTVGAVDGIFGTKTLGAVRAFQKAHGLTADGGILSGLFSQSM; from the coding sequence GTGAAAATCCTGCCGGGCAACCAGACGATACGGTTCACCAAGGTAACGGAAGGACAGATGGTTGGGGGCACCAATGTTTGGTACTTTGATGCAGCTGACAACGGCTGGATTTCATATAGTGCCCTGAAATGGGTGAGTTACCCTGGGTTGTTGGTTCGATATGGAAGCCAAGGGCCTTTTGTTGAGGAGGTTCAGTATCAACTCAACCACCTGGGCTATACGGTTGGCGCCGTGGATGGGATTTTTGGAACCAAGACCTTGGGCGCTGTCCGCGCATTCCAAAAGGCCCATGGGCTGACTGCGGATGGCGGCATTCTTTCTGGCTTGTTCAGTCAAAGCATGTGA
- a CDS encoding ABC transporter permease, with protein MAALARLASMEIKLFFREKQAVFWTFLFPVLMIWLFGVMFGKEKIAGMSYSDAYVPSWIAVNLLTTSLFTIGTTLSSYRQTGILRRFQATPLRSWVILASHMAYGLLVFCVSALVIVVFGAAAFQLDMPKYLGSTVIAAVLSVLALFPFGLFIASLAKNVRAAAAISSLLLNLMLFLSGATFPLEMMPSFLQYVAKGLPLYYVIDLLRHTWNFSSIWDNGLDVAVLVGMFVVFTVLAARFFRWSAD; from the coding sequence ATGGCAGCGCTGGCACGCCTGGCGTCGATGGAAATCAAGCTGTTCTTTCGTGAAAAACAAGCGGTCTTTTGGACATTTCTGTTTCCGGTGCTGATGATCTGGCTGTTCGGGGTCATGTTTGGGAAAGAGAAGATCGCGGGGATGAGCTACAGCGATGCCTATGTGCCGTCATGGATCGCGGTAAATCTGCTGACCACTTCTCTGTTTACAATTGGAACAACACTCAGTTCCTACCGCCAAACGGGGATACTGAGGCGATTTCAAGCGACGCCTTTGCGATCCTGGGTGATCCTAGCCTCGCATATGGCATACGGCCTGTTGGTCTTTTGCGTCAGCGCGCTGGTCATCGTTGTGTTTGGCGCCGCGGCGTTTCAGCTCGATATGCCGAAGTATCTCGGGAGCACGGTCATCGCAGCAGTTCTCTCCGTATTGGCCTTGTTTCCCTTTGGATTGTTTATCGCATCTCTCGCAAAGAACGTCCGGGCTGCGGCTGCCATCAGCTCTCTGCTGCTCAACCTGATGTTGTTTCTGTCCGGCGCGACGTTTCCGCTCGAAATGATGCCGAGTTTCCTTCAATACGTCGCGAAAGGGTTGCCACTCTATTACGTGATCGATCTGCTCCGGCACACGTGGAATTTCTCTTCAATTTGGGACAACGGACTCGATGTTGCAGTATTGGTTGGTATGTTTGTGGTATTCACTGTACTGGCGGCGCGTTTTTTCCGTTGGAGTGCGGACTGA
- a CDS encoding ABC transporter ATP-binding protein produces the protein MEDLHKRYKNHHAVRGVSFHVEQGEIFGIVGPNGAGKTTTIEIMEGLRKRDSGFVQVLGLDPDKEPLELRQRIGVQFQSTSIQERMKVKEAISLFASFYRKRGNVDKIVHDLGLDGMLDKQFKDLSGGWKQRLTLALAVIHDPEIVFLDEPSTGLDPQARRELWELILQLREDGKTIVLTTHYMEEAERLCDRVAMFNQGKVVALDSPKRLVTKLAATNYLSFESETADVALIRTLPGVERAERQNGTVRVYSASLQEASFHLFQLAYENKWKIEAFRWEVGSLDDLFVYMVEKEWSHGSAGTPGVDGNQAVLS, from the coding sequence GTGGAGGACCTGCACAAACGCTACAAAAATCATCATGCGGTTCGTGGGGTCAGCTTCCACGTTGAACAGGGAGAGATTTTTGGGATTGTGGGTCCGAATGGAGCCGGCAAGACGACGACCATCGAAATCATGGAGGGCCTTCGAAAGCGTGACTCCGGCTTCGTTCAAGTACTCGGGCTTGATCCGGACAAAGAACCGCTGGAACTGCGCCAACGGATTGGAGTCCAATTCCAGTCCACTTCAATTCAGGAGCGAATGAAGGTCAAAGAGGCGATTTCCCTGTTTGCTTCTTTCTATCGCAAGCGCGGGAATGTGGACAAAATTGTGCACGATTTGGGGCTCGACGGAATGCTCGACAAGCAGTTCAAGGATCTGTCCGGCGGTTGGAAGCAGCGCTTAACCTTGGCATTGGCGGTCATTCACGATCCCGAGATCGTCTTCCTGGACGAACCAAGTACCGGTTTGGATCCGCAGGCGCGACGCGAACTCTGGGAACTCATCTTGCAATTGCGCGAAGATGGAAAGACCATCGTCTTGACCACGCATTATATGGAAGAGGCGGAACGGCTCTGCGATAGAGTGGCCATGTTCAATCAGGGGAAAGTGGTGGCGCTCGATTCCCCGAAGCGTCTGGTGACAAAGCTAGCTGCGACGAATTATCTCTCGTTTGAATCGGAGACGGCTGACGTGGCATTGATCCGGACGCTGCCTGGTGTGGAACGGGCGGAACGGCAGAACGGAACCGTTCGCGTGTACAGTGCGTCTCTTCAGGAAGCGTCCTTCCATCTGTTTCAATTGGCGTACGAAAACAAATGGAAAATTGAAGCGTTTCGGTGGGAGGTCGGCAGTCTGGACGACCTATTTGTCTACATGGTCGAAAAGGAGTGGTCACATGGCAGCGCTGGCACGCCTGGCGTCGATGGAAATCAAGCTGTTCTTTCGTGA
- a CDS encoding methylated-DNA--[protein]-cysteine S-methyltransferase, with amino-acid sequence MKSVSTPVYWDTLRHQDSTFHLAATDDGLCCVTLPNETLDTLSDWLDKHVPGAVRTHHRDQMAPYVEQMKAYLDGRTQAFSVPLDFRGTPFQIRVWRGLLEIPFGSIRSYTDLAASIGHPAAVRAVAAACGANPMPIVVPCHRVIGKDGRLTGYRGGLEMKAKLLRMEGIAPGLTITVDENPYTVNRGDAIRFRADVPHVYHNAGNALVRLNMVIYYPK; translated from the coding sequence ATGAAATCCGTGTCCACCCCCGTGTATTGGGACACCCTCCGGCATCAGGACTCGACCTTTCACTTGGCAGCCACGGACGACGGGCTGTGCTGTGTCACCCTCCCCAACGAGACCCTGGACACCTTGTCGGATTGGCTGGACAAGCACGTTCCCGGTGCCGTGCGGACGCACCACCGGGATCAAATGGCCCCATACGTGGAGCAGATGAAGGCATACCTGGACGGACGCACCCAGGCATTTTCCGTGCCTTTGGACTTCCGAGGCACCCCATTTCAGATCCGCGTCTGGCGGGGTTTGCTCGAGATCCCGTTCGGATCGATCCGCAGCTACACCGACCTTGCCGCGTCCATCGGACACCCCGCCGCTGTCAGGGCCGTGGCCGCCGCGTGCGGAGCCAATCCCATGCCCATCGTCGTCCCCTGCCATCGTGTTATCGGCAAGGACGGAAGGCTCACCGGCTATCGTGGCGGCTTGGAGATGAAAGCGAAGCTGCTTCGAATGGAGGGGATTGCACCCGGTCTAACGATCACCGTCGATGAAAATCCATACACAGTGAATCGTGGAGATGCCATTCGATTCCGTGCAGACGTGCCGCATGTTTATCACAACGCTGGGAATGCCTTGGTTCGGTTGAACATGGTGATTTACTATCCCAAATGA
- a CDS encoding bifunctional transcriptional activator/DNA repair enzyme AdaA, whose translation MDEAQWKAIVNCDATFDGRFFYGVTTTGIFCRPSCRSRTPLPEHVRIFKHAGEARAAGFRPCKRCRPDTPLRPEEEVVQGVKAIVNRRFDEPLTLEALAQELSMSPYHLHRMFKRSTGVTPADYLIAKRIEAAKEALRTEPLQPITEIALAVGFRSASHFSTVFRRMTGCSPKDYRAQYITAGTSQEAAR comes from the coding sequence ATGGACGAAGCACAGTGGAAAGCGATTGTGAACTGCGACGCAACGTTCGATGGCCGATTCTTCTACGGCGTAACCACCACCGGGATCTTCTGTCGCCCGTCTTGTCGATCCCGCACGCCCCTGCCGGAGCATGTCCGCATTTTCAAGCATGCCGGCGAAGCGCGAGCCGCAGGATTCCGGCCCTGTAAACGTTGCCGCCCCGACACGCCCCTGCGGCCGGAAGAAGAAGTGGTGCAAGGGGTGAAAGCCATTGTGAATCGCCGCTTCGATGAGCCCTTGACGCTGGAAGCTCTGGCGCAAGAACTGAGCATGAGCCCTTATCACCTGCACCGGATGTTCAAACGATCGACCGGCGTAACGCCAGCGGACTACCTGATCGCCAAACGGATCGAAGCGGCGAAAGAGGCTCTGCGCACCGAGCCGCTCCAACCCATCACGGAGATCGCCCTGGCGGTGGGATTTCGGAGTGCATCGCACTTTTCCACCGTGTTTCGCAGGATGACCGGATGCAGCCCGAAAGACTACCGAGCCCAGTATATCACGGCCGGTACCTCGCAGGAGGCCGCAAGATGA
- a CDS encoding DoxX family protein, which translates to MHIAAIVLQVILALMFLMATFSKFRDKRQVEAFEHYGYPQWFRIVTGIVELIGAIGMVVGIWYPAVAPLAGLWLGITMLVAAITHIRVKDPAKSLLFPVILLVLNVLVVLLQWNALVG; encoded by the coding sequence GTGCATATCGCCGCGATTGTACTACAGGTCATTTTGGCACTCATGTTTCTCATGGCAACCTTTTCCAAATTCCGGGACAAGAGACAGGTCGAAGCCTTTGAGCACTACGGCTACCCACAATGGTTCCGAATCGTCACCGGCATTGTGGAGTTGATTGGTGCCATCGGCATGGTCGTCGGTATTTGGTACCCTGCAGTGGCACCGTTGGCAGGTTTGTGGCTGGGTATTACAATGCTCGTCGCTGCCATCACGCACATTCGGGTGAAAGACCCCGCGAAAAGCCTGCTGTTTCCGGTCATCTTGCTCGTGCTAAACGTGCTGGTCGTTCTGTTGCAATGGAACGCACTTGTAGGGTAA
- a CDS encoding Rrf2 family transcriptional regulator: protein MDFVKEGNSVSPRWFGLALQALVILMDSDHVCSSTSIADNTNAGVTFMRRVMAPLVKANIVKAREGRDGGYLLAKPANLIKLSEVYRALQVSNPLSAALDESLDENFPHRQDLCPVFAQIAERAEEQILKLLDEYTVADLANAQSRQP from the coding sequence ATGGATTTTGTTAAAGAGGGGAATTCGGTGAGCCCCAGGTGGTTTGGATTAGCGTTACAGGCATTGGTCATCTTGATGGATTCAGATCATGTGTGTTCCAGTACGTCTATCGCGGACAATACCAACGCCGGCGTTACATTCATGCGCCGCGTCATGGCACCGCTCGTAAAGGCGAATATCGTCAAAGCGCGTGAAGGACGTGACGGTGGATACCTTCTTGCGAAACCCGCCAATCTCATCAAACTTTCAGAGGTTTATCGCGCTCTCCAAGTGTCCAATCCCTTGTCCGCCGCGCTGGACGAGTCGCTCGATGAGAACTTTCCTCACCGACAGGATCTGTGCCCCGTGTTTGCTCAGATAGCCGAGAGAGCCGAAGAACAGATACTCAAATTGCTCGACGAATATACGGTTGCCGATCTGGCAAATGCTCAAAGCCGCCAACCCTAA